Proteins from one Argopecten irradians isolate NY chromosome 15, Ai_NY, whole genome shotgun sequence genomic window:
- the LOC138309626 gene encoding uncharacterized protein, giving the protein MEGHTIPRLELCAAVLATQILQTVLDNSEIEFDEVKLYSDSRVVLGYIANTTRRFYVYVANRVERIRRITTPEQWLYISTDQNPADQGTRSIPSTKIQESVWLKGPPFLTLSNLVKENPEEHELVNEDSDKEIRPLVQVVKTNTSEKPATNLGSHRFEKFSDWISLIRSISILKHVARSFSKKTNPNSTQHTNNNRDYRDSVPFHQAKSLIIMETQKDFYMDDFMQLTREEKLRRDSPIISLSPYIDSNGVKRVGGRLNRLKDISNQNELNPIIIPGKSHVGMLIVRYFHAATEHQGRHLTEGAVRAAGFWIVGCRRLVNSIIHHCVKCRKLRGQLLYQKMSDLPLARVTPSAPFTFVGLDVFGPWQVTSRRTRGGLAHSKRWAVIFTCLASRAIHIKVVEDMTTSAFINALRRFVSIRGEVQELYSCTNFVGSTNDLKIDTINVGDGPVKDFLYRRGITWKFNSPHSSHMGGVWERMIGLSRRILDSMLLDHNNKNLTHEVLTTLMYEVCAILNSRPIISVSNDSEAPQILSPSVLLTKKTGRVEEPFQDLGIRDMYKAQWKHVQVLANSFWSRWQKEYLQSLQGRKKWQSERQNVKTGDIVLIKDKNTPRNDWSVSRVVDTFSGEDNLVRKVKVKVTRDGTTSCYVRSVTDLFFTLSQDRAADNQEKLNKEFENLEPRLCQYTFAILPNMPPETNSLLAIRARPYEKGSARSRHTTIYKNGSLSCLAPSITGV; this is encoded by the exons ATGGAAGGACATACCATACCTCGCCTTGAATTGTGCGCGGCCGTCCTTGCCACTCAAATCCTGCAAACTGTGTTGGACAACTCCGAAATCGAGTTCGACGAGGTTAAGTTGTACTCCGATAGCAGGGTGGTCCTTGGGTACATCGCTAACACAACAAGAAGATTCTACGTCTACGTTGCTAACAGGGTTGAACGGATCAGAAGGATCACTACACCAGAACAGTGGCTGTACATAAGCACCGACCAGAATCCTGCCGATCAGGGTACACGTTCCATTCCGTCAACGAAAATTCAAGAGAGTGTCTGGCTGAAAGGTCCTCCATTCTTGACACTTTCTAATCTCGTGAAAGAAAACCCGGAGGAGCACGAATTGGTCAACGAGGATTCTGACAAAGAAATCAGGCCCCTGGTTCAGGTTGTGAAAACAAATACTTCGGAGAAGCCAGCCACCAACCTCGGCTCGCATCGGTTTGAGAAATTCTCCGACTGGATATCGCTGATACGTAGCATATCTATCCTCAAACACGTCGCTAGATCTTTCAGTAAGAAAACGAATCCGAACAGCACTCAACATACGAATAATAATCGGGATTACAGGGATTCCGTCCCTTTTCACCAGGCCAAGAGCTTGATCATTATGGAAACTCAAAAGGATTTCTATATGGACGATTTCATGCAACTTACTAGGGAAGAAAAACTGAGACGTGACAGTCCCATCATTTCGCTTTCACCATACATTGATTCAAACGGTGTCAAGAGAGTTGGAGGAAGACTGAACCGACTAAAGGATATTTCGAATCAAAATGAACTGAACCCCATTATCATTCCTGGTAAAAGCCACGTGGGCATGCTCATTGTTCGATACTTCCATGCAGCCACCGAACACCAAGGTCGGCATCTTACGGAGGGCGCTGTGCGTGCAGCCGGATTTTGGATCGTCGGATGTCGACGTCTTGTAAACTCGATTATCCACCATTGCGTAAAATGCCGTAAGCTCAGAGGCCAACTTCTGTATCAAAAGATGTCGGACTTACCATTGGCACGTGTCACTCCATCTGCGCCCTTCACGTTCGTCGGCCTCGATGTCTTCGGCCCCTGGCAAGTCACCTCGAGGAGGACCAGAGGCGGCCTAGCTCATTCCAAACGATGGGCCGTCATCTTTACGTGCTTGGCTTCACGTGCAATCCACATCAAAGTTGTCGAAGACATGACCACATCGGCCTTTATCAACGCTCTTAGGAGATTTGTTTCTATTCGCGGAGAAGTTCAAGAACTTTACTCTTGTACCAACTTCGTCGGAAGCACCAACGACCTCAAGATAGATACAATTAATGTTGGAGACGGCCCAGTGAAGGATTTCTTATATCGCAGGGGTATCACCTGGAAGTTTAATTCGCCCCACTCCTCCCACATGGGAGGAGTCTGGGAACGGATGATCGGCCTGTCAAGGCGTATTCTCGACTCCATGCTGTTGGATCACAACAACAAGAACCTGACCCACGAAGTACTAACTACGTTAATGTATGAAGTATGTGCCATTCTCAATTCACGACCTATCATCTCTGTATCAAATGATTCCGAAGCTCCTCAGATACTCAGCCCTTCTGTCCTCCTTACGAAGAAAACTGGTAGAGTGGAAGAGCCTTTTCAGGACCTGGGAATCCGCGACATGTATAAGGCCCAATGGAAACATGTCCAGGTCCTAGCCAATTCCTTCTGGTCGCGTTGGCAAAAGGAATACCTACAATCACTACAGGGACGCAAAAAGTGGCAGTCTGAACGCCAAAATGTCAAAACTGGTGACATCGTTCTGATTAAAGACAAAAACACACCTAGGAACGACTGGTCTGTGTCCAGAGTCGTCGACACCTTCAGTGGAGAGGATAACCTTGTCCGAAAGGTAAAGGTGAAGGTCACCAGGGATGGAACCACCTCCTGCTACGTCCGCTCAGTTACGGATCTG TTTTTTACTCTGTCTCAGGACAGAGCTGCTGACAATCAAGAAAAACTgaataaagaatttgaaaacTTAGAACCCAGACTTTGTCAGTACACCTTCGCTATTCTTCCTAACATGCCACCTGAAACCAACTCACTTTTGGCCATTAGAGCTCGCCCATATGAGAAAGGCTCTGCTCGCTCAAGACACACCACAATCTATAAAAATGGTTCCCTCTCCTGCTTGGCGCCCAGTATAACGGGAGTGTGA